In Kineococcus sp. NBC_00420, a single genomic region encodes these proteins:
- a CDS encoding Gfo/Idh/MocA family protein, translating to MSETRTGPVGIGIVGAGVISGTYLENLTAFPDVRVHAIGDLFPEAAAARAAEHGVPVHGGIDAVLGNPDVEIVVNLTIPAAHVEVSLAAISAGKHVWSEKPVALDREGGQRLIDAAEAAGVRLGCAPDTFLGAGLQTSLKALARGDIGTPLTALTLMQSPGPESWHPNPAFLFQTGAGPLFDIGPYYLTTLVQAFGPVASVAAIASTARSQRVIGSGPKAGETFDVTVPTHVSAIAQFRSGQSSQSIFSFDSPLPRAGFVEITGTDATLALPDPNTFDGDVQIRRRGSEEWEVLASTTALSTRGTGVLEMARAIRAGRPHRVQGALAHHVVDVMESIAESAQSGAFVPVSSTVEAAAPLPDDWDPTAATV from the coding sequence GTGAGCGAGACCCGCACAGGACCGGTCGGGATCGGCATCGTCGGCGCCGGCGTCATCAGCGGCACCTACCTGGAGAACCTCACGGCGTTCCCCGACGTGCGGGTCCACGCCATCGGCGACCTCTTCCCCGAGGCCGCCGCGGCCCGGGCCGCGGAGCACGGTGTCCCGGTCCACGGCGGCATCGACGCCGTGCTGGGCAACCCGGACGTCGAGATCGTCGTGAACCTGACGATCCCCGCGGCCCACGTCGAGGTGTCGCTCGCGGCGATCTCGGCCGGCAAGCACGTCTGGTCGGAGAAGCCCGTCGCCCTCGACCGCGAGGGCGGTCAGCGCCTGATCGACGCGGCGGAGGCGGCCGGTGTCCGGTTGGGCTGTGCGCCGGACACGTTCCTGGGCGCGGGGCTGCAGACCTCGCTCAAGGCGCTGGCCCGGGGCGACATCGGGACCCCGCTGACGGCGCTGACCCTGATGCAGTCCCCCGGTCCGGAGTCCTGGCACCCGAACCCGGCGTTCCTCTTCCAGACCGGGGCCGGTCCGCTGTTCGACATCGGGCCCTACTACCTCACGACGCTGGTCCAGGCGTTCGGCCCGGTCGCCTCGGTCGCGGCCATCGCCTCGACGGCGCGGTCCCAGCGCGTCATCGGCTCGGGGCCCAAGGCGGGCGAGACCTTCGACGTGACCGTGCCGACCCACGTCAGCGCCATCGCGCAGTTCCGCAGCGGCCAGAGCTCGCAGAGCATCTTCAGCTTCGACTCCCCCCTCCCCCGGGCGGGGTTCGTGGAGATCACCGGCACCGACGCGACCCTGGCCCTGCCGGACCCGAACACCTTCGACGGCGACGTCCAGATCCGCCGCCGCGGCAGTGAGGAGTGGGAGGTCCTGGCCTCCACGACGGCGCTGTCCACCCGCGGTACCGGGGTCCTCGAGATGGCCCGCGCCATCCGGGCGGGACGTCCGCACCGCGTCCAGGGCGCCCTGGCCCACCACGTGGTCGACGTCATGGAGTCGATCGCCGAGTCCGCGCAGAGCGGCGCGTTCGTGCCCGTGAGCAGCACCGTCGAGGCCGCGGCCCCGCTCCCCGACGACTGGGACCCCACGGCCGCCACGGTCTGA
- a CDS encoding ankyrin repeat domain-containing protein yields the protein MSEGPRTALTEDELAFLHETFDLAREGETAELTARVDSGVPVNLTNSGGDTLLILAAYHVHTETVRALLERGADHSRVNDKGQTAIGAAVFRQATDIVTELLDAGADPELGRQSGVAVAQVFALPEMTALLRAPRN from the coding sequence GTGAGCGAGGGACCCCGCACCGCCCTGACCGAGGACGAACTGGCCTTCCTGCACGAGACCTTCGACCTGGCCCGCGAGGGCGAGACGGCGGAGCTGACCGCGCGGGTCGACTCCGGGGTCCCGGTCAACCTCACGAACTCCGGCGGGGACACGCTGCTGATCCTCGCGGCCTACCACGTGCACACCGAGACGGTCCGGGCCCTGCTCGAGCGCGGCGCCGACCACTCCCGGGTGAACGACAAGGGCCAGACGGCGATCGGGGCGGCGGTCTTCCGCCAGGCCACCGACATCGTGACGGAGCTGCTGGACGCCGGGGCCGACCCGGAGCTGGGCCGCCAGTCCGGTGTCGCGGTGGCGCAGGTGTTCGCCCTGCCGGAGATGACGGCGTTGCTGCGGGCCCCGCGAAACTGA
- a CDS encoding sugar phosphate isomerase/epimerase family protein, producing the protein MADKTLDTSKISVQLYTVRDALAADLDATLARLAGFGFRQVEPFGLTEKADELAPALAKAGLTAPSTHAKVVGGDIEAVLVAAAKTGTTLVVEPHVDPARWTTAEDVAAVAAELNAAALRAADAGVTIGYHNHQFELETKIGGRPALEVFADHLADGVALEVDTYWVVVGGVEVPDLLGRLGERVRAVHLKDGDGSRDTKKQVAFGSGDLDVAAILAASAGVDLGVVELDDTTGDVFDAVQGSYDYLTKALS; encoded by the coding sequence ATGGCCGACAAGACACTCGACACGTCGAAGATCTCCGTACAGCTCTACACGGTGCGCGACGCGCTCGCCGCCGACCTCGACGCCACCCTGGCCCGCCTCGCCGGCTTCGGCTTCCGCCAGGTGGAGCCGTTCGGCCTCACCGAGAAGGCGGACGAGCTCGCCCCGGCACTGGCGAAGGCCGGGCTGACCGCACCGAGCACCCACGCCAAGGTCGTGGGCGGTGACATCGAGGCCGTGCTGGTCGCCGCCGCGAAGACGGGGACGACGCTCGTCGTCGAACCCCACGTCGACCCCGCGCGCTGGACCACCGCCGAGGACGTCGCCGCGGTCGCCGCCGAGCTCAACGCCGCCGCGCTCCGCGCCGCCGACGCCGGGGTGACCATCGGCTACCACAACCACCAGTTCGAGCTCGAGACGAAGATCGGCGGCCGCCCCGCCCTCGAGGTCTTCGCCGACCACCTCGCGGACGGGGTCGCCCTCGAGGTCGACACCTACTGGGTCGTCGTCGGCGGCGTCGAGGTCCCCGACCTGCTCGGCCGCCTCGGCGAGCGCGTGCGCGCGGTCCACCTCAAGGACGGTGACGGCAGCCGGGACACGAAGAAGCAGGTCGCCTTCGGGTCCGGCGACCTCGACGTCGCCGCGATCCTCGCGGCCTCGGCGGGGGTCGACCTCGGGGTCGTCGAGCTCGACGACACCACCGGCGATGTCTTCGACGCCGTGCAGGGCAGCTACGACTACCTGACGAAGGCCCTGTCGTGA
- a CDS encoding DedA family protein, with protein sequence MPLLAEFTTALSTSLPAAAPALLPDWASPETFLDTLGPAALWVAMAIVFVECGLFMFFLPGDSLLFTVGLFTHSDVLREPIWLSCLLLSVAAFLGNVVGYEIGRKAGPALFDRPNSKLLTPKRIQQTSEFFERFGARAIILARFVPVVRTFITLAAGAGAMSRRTFLTFSAIGAVLWATGITLLGYALGNITLIRNNLELGLLLLVVLSLIPVGIEFLRARAKERHRTASLPAQSNGKTPENQR encoded by the coding sequence GTGCCCCTGCTCGCCGAGTTCACGACCGCGCTGTCCACCTCGTTGCCGGCGGCGGCACCCGCTCTGCTGCCCGACTGGGCCAGCCCCGAGACGTTCCTGGACACCCTCGGCCCCGCCGCTCTGTGGGTCGCCATGGCCATCGTGTTCGTCGAGTGCGGGCTGTTCATGTTCTTCCTGCCGGGCGACTCCCTGCTGTTCACCGTCGGGTTGTTCACCCACTCCGACGTCCTGCGGGAACCGATCTGGCTCTCCTGCCTGCTGCTGTCCGTCGCGGCGTTCCTCGGCAACGTCGTCGGCTACGAGATCGGACGCAAGGCGGGGCCGGCGTTGTTCGACCGGCCGAACTCGAAACTGCTGACCCCCAAGCGGATCCAGCAGACCAGCGAGTTCTTCGAGCGATTCGGGGCCCGTGCCATCATCCTGGCCCGGTTCGTGCCCGTCGTCCGCACCTTCATCACCCTCGCCGCGGGCGCAGGTGCCATGTCCCGCAGGACGTTCCTGACGTTCTCGGCGATCGGCGCCGTGCTCTGGGCGACCGGCATCACGCTGCTCGGCTACGCGCTGGGCAACATCACGCTGATCCGGAACAACCTCGAACTGGGCCTGCTGCTGCTCGTCGTGCTCTCGCTCATCCCGGTCGGGATCGAGTTCCTGCGCGCCCGGGCCAAGGAGCGCCACCGCACGGCCTCGCTGCCGGCGCAGTCGAACGGCAAGACCCCCGAGAACCAGCGCTGA